In Actinomyces weissii, a genomic segment contains:
- a CDS encoding winged helix-turn-helix domain-containing protein produces the protein MRIIMLTRDTDAATVLPASSFLDSPVQCLPPAPSSYAAIESADVVMVDARRDLARARALCQLLTGPIECPPILLVLDDGGAAAVQLDWGAADFIMSGAGPAELAARLRLLRPAVTTPPSAPNADHLEVGDLVIDVHAYTARLRGQVIDLTYKEFELLKYMVQHQGHVLTRETLLDEVWGDNYIGGARTVDVHIRRLRAKLEMEHNLIGTVRNVGYRLDAPGA, from the coding sequence GTGCGCATCATCATGCTCACCCGGGACACGGACGCCGCCACGGTCCTGCCAGCCTCCTCCTTCCTGGACTCCCCCGTGCAGTGCCTGCCCCCGGCTCCTTCCTCCTACGCCGCTATCGAGAGCGCCGACGTGGTGATGGTGGACGCCCGCCGCGACCTGGCCCGAGCCCGCGCCCTGTGCCAGCTGCTGACAGGCCCGATCGAGTGCCCCCCGATCCTGCTGGTGCTCGACGACGGCGGGGCCGCGGCGGTGCAGCTGGACTGGGGGGCAGCGGACTTCATCATGTCCGGTGCGGGCCCCGCCGAGCTGGCGGCGCGGCTGCGCCTGCTGCGTCCTGCCGTGACGACCCCGCCGTCGGCCCCCAATGCGGACCACCTGGAGGTCGGGGACCTGGTGATCGACGTGCACGCCTACACGGCACGCCTGCGCGGGCAGGTGATCGACCTGACCTACAAGGAGTTCGAGCTCCTCAAGTACATGGTGCAGCACCAGGGGCACGTGCTCACCCGTGAGACCCTGCTGGACGAGGTGTGGGGAGATAACTACATCGGCGGGGCCCGCACGGTGGACGTGCACATCCGGCGGCTGCGCGCCAAGCTGGAGATGGAGCACAACCTGATCGGTACGGTGCGCAACGTCGGCTACCGTCTGGACGCCCCCGGTGCCTGA
- a CDS encoding tellurium resistance protein TerC produces the protein MDTKQPPFAEPEPSPWNRSASTRPAANGEAGEAAGKPESRRAAVRPAGRAGAGDSGKAAAKAAPRSVSAQDHGTRRGAVRAPEPGIVDPAWTRLAFAGVTPVLLAVTSALPGLVRSGLVLLLVLLAAQGWSALTRTRHDLRSVALIAGTGTVAVVAVSASGDFGLAGLVMALSVLMAFVAQMTRGDGREELVEDLSANVTGCLVVVLGTGWCALAEGVADPSVIVPCAVSLLLGALLTLLEVRALVLETLTVVVPTIAAALMGGVLAVTGFFGPAHVAPAEAMQTAAACLVVGFTAGVLMAAANRILWTHRWVPGGRAAIASAVVPVLVTGAPAYAIARLMGSFIAG, from the coding sequence GTGGACACTAAGCAGCCGCCCTTCGCCGAGCCGGAGCCGAGCCCCTGGAACCGCTCTGCCAGCACCCGCCCAGCCGCCAACGGTGAGGCAGGTGAGGCCGCTGGCAAGCCTGAGAGCCGGCGGGCCGCGGTCCGGCCTGCAGGGCGGGCCGGCGCTGGGGACTCAGGCAAGGCCGCAGCCAAGGCGGCTCCCCGGTCGGTCAGCGCCCAGGACCACGGTACGCGGCGGGGTGCGGTGCGGGCTCCCGAGCCGGGGATCGTGGACCCGGCCTGGACCCGGCTGGCCTTCGCTGGCGTGACGCCGGTGCTGCTGGCGGTCACCTCCGCCCTGCCCGGCCTGGTGCGCTCCGGGCTGGTGCTGCTGCTGGTGCTGCTGGCGGCGCAGGGCTGGTCCGCGCTCACCCGCACCCGCCACGACCTGCGCTCGGTGGCGCTGATCGCCGGGACCGGGACGGTGGCCGTGGTGGCGGTGTCCGCCTCAGGCGACTTTGGCCTGGCGGGCCTGGTTATGGCGCTGTCGGTGCTGATGGCCTTCGTGGCGCAGATGACCCGCGGGGACGGGCGCGAGGAGCTGGTGGAGGACCTGTCCGCGAACGTGACCGGCTGCCTGGTGGTGGTGCTGGGCACGGGCTGGTGCGCCTTGGCGGAGGGGGTGGCTGACCCGTCGGTGATCGTGCCTTGTGCCGTGTCGCTGCTGCTGGGGGCGCTGCTGACGCTGCTGGAGGTGCGGGCCCTGGTGCTGGAGACCCTGACCGTGGTGGTGCCGACGATCGCGGCTGCGCTTATGGGGGGCGTGCTGGCCGTCACGGGTTTCTTCGGGCCTGCGCACGTGGCCCCGGCGGAGGCCATGCAGACCGCTGCCGCCTGCCTGGTGGTGGGCTTCACGGCGGGGGTGCTGATGGCGGCGGCGAACCGTATCCTCTGGACGCACCGCTGGGTTCCTGGGGGGCGGGCGGCTATAGCCAGCGCGGTGGTGCCGGTGCTGGTAACGGGGGCCCCGGCCTACGCGATCGCCCGGCTGATGGGCTCCTTTATCGCTGGCTGA